A stretch of Ipomoea triloba cultivar NCNSP0323 chromosome 13, ASM357664v1 DNA encodes these proteins:
- the LOC116002405 gene encoding two-component response regulator-like APRR2 isoform X1: MVCTANDLLDWKDFPKGLRVLLLDEDTNSAAEMRSKLEEMNYIVSTFQKENEALLAISNKSEAFHVAIIEVNTRNSNEAFKFLETAKDLPTIMTSNIHCLNTMMKCIALGAVEFLQKPLSDDKLRNIWQHVVHKAFNAGEKDVSESLKPVKESIVSMLQLESRNSGADAQNSNETIRENSQEFSADSDKYPAPSTPQLKQGARSLDDCECLDQTNFLMERDSVDRDEESKSVETTCCNSGSSTNPAISPPVSLVEASIKGGCKSSPDHKSRTENSTSLQSTDAPLNVSNESAAPNKLSRVNSSSGTKVNKKKLKVDWTPELHKKFVQAVEQLGVDAAIPSRILEVMKVEGLTRHNVASHLQKYRMHRRQILPKDDAKRWPNPRDSTQRSCFPRDPILAFPPYHSPYSIPSDQYYPAWVQPGSYPSGVQMWGSPYHYPGWQSTDNWHWKPHPGAHANAWGCPVMPSPQGSYPTYPQVNTWNNLSTLQNASGYYRADGVQNRYHMLEKSFDFQPAEEVIDKVVKEAINKPWLPLPLGLKPPSTECVLNELLKQGISTIPHKINGSHTR; this comes from the exons ATGGTTTGCACTGCTAATGATTTATTGGATTGGAAAGATTTCCCTAAGGGCCTTAGGGTCCTCCTCCTTGATGAGGACACCAATTCTGCTGCTGAGATGAGATCAAAGCTTGAGGAAATGAACTATATAG TTTCTACATTCCAAAAAGAGAATGAAGCTTTATTGGCAATCTCAAACAAATCTGAGGCATTTCATGTTGCAATCATAGAG GTCAATACCAGAAACAGCAATGAGGCATTCAAATTTCTTGAAACTGCTAAAGATTTGCCCACCATAA TGACCTCAAATATCCACTGCCTTAATACCATGATGAAGTGCATTGCG CTCGGTGCAGTTGAGTTTCTTCAGAAACCCCTATCAGATGACAAATTGAGGAATATATGGCAGCATGTTGTTCATAAG GCATTCAATGCAGGGGAAAAGGATGTGTCTGAGTCGCTTAAGCCTGTCAAAGAATCCATAGTTTCGATGTTACAGCTCGAATCAAGAAACAGCGGTGCAGATGCGCAGAACTCTAATGAAACGATTCGAGAAAACAGCCAGGAGTTTTCAGCAGACTCTGATAAATACCCGGCCCCTTCCACTCCACAACTGAAGCAAGGCGCAAGGTCGCTTGATGATTGTGAATGCCTGGATCAAACTAACTTCTTGATGGAACGCGATAGCGTGGATCGAGATGAGGAATCTAAATCTGTCGAAACTACTTGTTGCAATTCCGGTTCTAGCACTAATCCCGCAATTAGTCCACCCGTGTCACTAGTAGAAGCTAGCATCAAGGGGGGGTGTAAATCGAGCCCTGATCATAAGAGTCGGACCGAAAATTCTACTTCTCTGCAGAGCACCGATGCTCCTCTAAATGTCAGCAATGAATCTGCTGCGCCTAACAAACTGTCTAGAGTGAATAGCTCGAGTGGGACGAAggttaataaaaagaaattaaag GTAGACTGGACACCGGAACTGCACAAAAAGTTTGTACAGGCAGTAGAGCAACTCGGTGTCGATGCAGCCATTCCTTCTCGAATACTAGAAGTGATGAAAGTTGAAGGATTGACGAGACATAACGTGGCGAGCCATCTTCAG AAATACAGAATGCACCGTAGGCAAATTTTGCCAAAAGATGATGCAAAAAGATGGCCTAATCCAAGAGATTCAACACAAAGGAGTTGTTTCCCACGCGATCCTATATTGGCCTTCCCGCCATACCATTCTCCGTATTCCATCCCGAGTGATCAATACTATCCTGCCTGGGTACAACCAGGCAGTTATCCAAGCGGTGTCCAGATGTGGGGCTCGCCTTACCACTATCCCGGATGGCAGTCTACAGATAATTGGCACTGGAAACCCCATCCCGGG GCACACGCCAATGCTTGGGGCTGTCCGGTTATGCCATCGCCTCAGGGGTCATATCCAACATATCCTCAGGTGAACACTTGGAACAATCTTTCGA CATTGCAGAATGCATCTGGATATTACAGGGCTGATGGAGTGCAGAACAGATACCACATGCTGGAAAAGTCATTTGATTTTCAGCCT GCAGAGGAGGTGATTGACAAAGTAGTGAAAGAGGCTATAAACAAGCCATGGCTGCCACTGCCATTGGGACTAAAACCACCCTCCACTGAGTGTGTCCTCAACGAGCTCCTGAAACAAGGCATCTCCACCATCCCTCACAAGATCAACGGCTCACACACGCGCTGA
- the LOC116002405 gene encoding two-component response regulator-like APRR2 isoform X2, which translates to MVCTANDLLDWKDFPKGLRVLLLDEDTNSAAEMRSKLEEMNYIVSTFQKENEALLAISNKSEAFHVAIIEVNTRNSNEAFKFLETAKDLPTIMTSNIHCLNTMMKCIALGAVEFLQKPLSDDKLRNIWQHVVHKAFNAGEKDVSESLKPVKESIVSMLQLESRNSGADAQNSNETIRENSQEFSADSDKYPAPSTPQLKQGARSLDDCECLDQTNFLMERDSVDRDEESKSVETTCCNSGSSTNPAISPPVSLVEASIKGGCKSSPDHKSRTENSTSLQSTDAPLNVSNESAAPNKLSRVNSSSGTKVNKKKLKVDWTPELHKKFVQAVEQLGVDAAIPSRILEVMKVEGLTRHNVASHLQKYRMHRRQILPKDDAKRWPNPRDSTQRSCFPRDPILAFPPYHSPYSIPSDQYYPAWVQPGSYPSGVQMWGSPYHYPGWQSTDNWHWKPHPGAHANAWGCPVMPSPQGSYPTYPQNASGYYRADGVQNRYHMLEKSFDFQPAEEVIDKVVKEAINKPWLPLPLGLKPPSTECVLNELLKQGISTIPHKINGSHTR; encoded by the exons ATGGTTTGCACTGCTAATGATTTATTGGATTGGAAAGATTTCCCTAAGGGCCTTAGGGTCCTCCTCCTTGATGAGGACACCAATTCTGCTGCTGAGATGAGATCAAAGCTTGAGGAAATGAACTATATAG TTTCTACATTCCAAAAAGAGAATGAAGCTTTATTGGCAATCTCAAACAAATCTGAGGCATTTCATGTTGCAATCATAGAG GTCAATACCAGAAACAGCAATGAGGCATTCAAATTTCTTGAAACTGCTAAAGATTTGCCCACCATAA TGACCTCAAATATCCACTGCCTTAATACCATGATGAAGTGCATTGCG CTCGGTGCAGTTGAGTTTCTTCAGAAACCCCTATCAGATGACAAATTGAGGAATATATGGCAGCATGTTGTTCATAAG GCATTCAATGCAGGGGAAAAGGATGTGTCTGAGTCGCTTAAGCCTGTCAAAGAATCCATAGTTTCGATGTTACAGCTCGAATCAAGAAACAGCGGTGCAGATGCGCAGAACTCTAATGAAACGATTCGAGAAAACAGCCAGGAGTTTTCAGCAGACTCTGATAAATACCCGGCCCCTTCCACTCCACAACTGAAGCAAGGCGCAAGGTCGCTTGATGATTGTGAATGCCTGGATCAAACTAACTTCTTGATGGAACGCGATAGCGTGGATCGAGATGAGGAATCTAAATCTGTCGAAACTACTTGTTGCAATTCCGGTTCTAGCACTAATCCCGCAATTAGTCCACCCGTGTCACTAGTAGAAGCTAGCATCAAGGGGGGGTGTAAATCGAGCCCTGATCATAAGAGTCGGACCGAAAATTCTACTTCTCTGCAGAGCACCGATGCTCCTCTAAATGTCAGCAATGAATCTGCTGCGCCTAACAAACTGTCTAGAGTGAATAGCTCGAGTGGGACGAAggttaataaaaagaaattaaag GTAGACTGGACACCGGAACTGCACAAAAAGTTTGTACAGGCAGTAGAGCAACTCGGTGTCGATGCAGCCATTCCTTCTCGAATACTAGAAGTGATGAAAGTTGAAGGATTGACGAGACATAACGTGGCGAGCCATCTTCAG AAATACAGAATGCACCGTAGGCAAATTTTGCCAAAAGATGATGCAAAAAGATGGCCTAATCCAAGAGATTCAACACAAAGGAGTTGTTTCCCACGCGATCCTATATTGGCCTTCCCGCCATACCATTCTCCGTATTCCATCCCGAGTGATCAATACTATCCTGCCTGGGTACAACCAGGCAGTTATCCAAGCGGTGTCCAGATGTGGGGCTCGCCTTACCACTATCCCGGATGGCAGTCTACAGATAATTGGCACTGGAAACCCCATCCCGGG GCACACGCCAATGCTTGGGGCTGTCCGGTTATGCCATCGCCTCAGGGGTCATATCCAACATATCCTCAG AATGCATCTGGATATTACAGGGCTGATGGAGTGCAGAACAGATACCACATGCTGGAAAAGTCATTTGATTTTCAGCCT GCAGAGGAGGTGATTGACAAAGTAGTGAAAGAGGCTATAAACAAGCCATGGCTGCCACTGCCATTGGGACTAAAACCACCCTCCACTGAGTGTGTCCTCAACGAGCTCCTGAAACAAGGCATCTCCACCATCCCTCACAAGATCAACGGCTCACACACGCGCTGA